The following are from one region of the Abiotrophia defectiva ATCC 49176 genome:
- a CDS encoding YitT family protein, with amino-acid sequence MQLLEGVYAPHQHKRLKDILFLVIGILLFSVYAGLLVPYNGIGASGTIGIGLIMQKYFGIPIGTTQLALNVPLFYIAYKYIGKQFLLLTGATIFASSFLINNLPNMVAPVELNDSLVAAIFCGIISGIAMSFLLIAGASTGGTDITGKFLAKRFKWSIPTVFLMQDILVYSLIWLTFDIQHVMYALIMSFVRNQTMKNIQRFFSAYIQCSIICLNPQEVVSAINSRLGRGSTIIEVEGGYSHQKQYMIILIIQQNELHTLKKIIAQTSPKSFITITNINNILGNFKEHSYEL; translated from the coding sequence ATGCAACTGCTTGAAGGCGTCTATGCCCCCCACCAACACAAACGACTCAAAGACATCCTCTTCCTAGTCATTGGCATCCTACTTTTTAGCGTCTATGCCGGCCTGCTAGTCCCTTATAACGGGATCGGGGCCAGTGGCACTATCGGGATTGGGCTTATTATGCAGAAGTATTTCGGCATTCCCATTGGGACCACCCAATTAGCCCTCAACGTCCCCCTCTTCTACATTGCCTACAAGTATATCGGCAAGCAATTTCTCCTACTAACCGGAGCTACGATCTTCGCCTCCTCCTTCCTCATTAACAACCTGCCCAATATGGTAGCGCCAGTTGAACTCAACGATTCCCTAGTGGCCGCCATCTTCTGTGGTATTATCTCGGGGATTGCCATGAGCTTTCTGCTGATTGCGGGTGCTTCAACAGGCGGGACCGACATTACCGGTAAATTCCTGGCCAAGCGCTTCAAATGGAGCATCCCAACGGTCTTCCTCATGCAGGACATCCTGGTCTACAGCTTGATCTGGCTGACCTTCGACATTCAACACGTTATGTATGCCCTGATTATGAGCTTCGTCCGTAACCAGACCATGAAGAACATCCAACGCTTCTTCTCGGCCTATATCCAATGTTCCATTATCTGTCTCAATCCGCAAGAAGTCGTGTCTGCCATCAACTCCCGTCTGGGCCGGGGCTCGACCATTATTGAAGTGGAAGGTGGCTATTCCCACCAGAAACAATACATGATCATCCTCATTATTCAGCAAAATGAGCTGCATACCCTCAAGAAAATTATCGCCCAAACCA